The Populus alba chromosome 6, ASM523922v2, whole genome shotgun sequence genome contains a region encoding:
- the LOC118027945 gene encoding NDR1/HIN1-like protein 10: MASESSHNQQHDKGEYQSSESTHHVPPSASHDLYPGAGYPPAMGYPPSMEYPPPPPGQYPGYPPPGYYPYAQAPPAAAHYNATVHQQHGFERSSGFSRCFLTTIIFLTLLIFTSSIVMWLVLRPQLPVFHVDNFSVSNLNATLPTFTANWEANLTVRNPNTRLKIEFSELQNFVFYDEDYLLASAITSRPFSLETKTSGVISAKLSENNKDNLVENWVVDKLAKERSNGSVSFNFRMLVWTTFRSGLWWNRHLSMKVLCEDLQVTFVGASGNGNIAANGHRDCLVFV; encoded by the coding sequence ATGGCTTCTGAATCCAGTCACAATCAACAACACGACAAAGGAGAATATCAATCATCCGAGAGCACCCATCATGTTCCACCTTCAGCAAGCCATGATCTTTATCCAGGGGCAGGATATCCTCCAGCAATGGGTTATCCTCCTTCAATGGAatatccaccaccaccaccagggCAATATCCAGGTTATCCACCGCCAGGTTATTATCCCTATGCACAAGCACCACCTGCAGCAGCCCATTATAACGCAACAGTACATCAACAACACGGATTTGAAAGGTCATCAGGTTTCTCACGATGCTTCCTTACAACGATAATATTCTTGACGTTGTTAATATTTACGTCAAGCATCGTTATGTGGCTTGTATTGCGCCCTCAACTTCCTGTTTTTCACGTTGACAACTTCTCGGTATCGAATCTTAATGCCACCTTGCCTACCTTCACGGCTAATTGGGAAGCGAATTTAACAGTTCGAAATCCGAATACGAGGTTGAAAATAGAATTTAGTGAATTACAAAACTTTGTGTTTTACGATGAAGATTATCTTCTTGCTTCAGCTATAACTTCCCGGCCTTTCTCCCTGGAAACAAAGACGAGCGGTGTAATAAGTGCCAAGCTATCAGAGAATAACAAAGATAACTTGGTGGAGAACTGGGTGGTGGATAAATTGGCCAAGGAAAGGAGCAATGGATCAGTGAGTTTTAATTTCAGGATGCTGGTTTGGACTACGTTTAGATCAGGTTTGTGGTGGAACAGGCATTTAAGCATGAAAGTTTTGTGTGAGGATCTTCAGGTTACTTTTGTGGGTGCTTCAGGTAATGGGAATATTGCAGCCAATGGACATAGGGACTGCTTAGTTTTTGTCTAG
- the LOC118027947 gene encoding nudix hydrolase 26, chloroplastic isoform X1 → MESCDSIVRRYYIYRFVTPNCPINLNKFASVPLSGSSCAALSLTRSRRRSRRRELPPSMETPPDGYRRNVGICLVNSSKKIFTALRINISDTWQMPQGGAGEGEDLLTAAMRELREETGVTSAEFVAEAPYWLTYDFPPQTRERLSRRWGTNYKGQTQKWFLFKFTGKEDEINLLGDGSETPEFKDWAWLLPERVLELAVDFKKPVYEQVMKVFGPYLQADADEDSAAQNETEAEVYVESTPV, encoded by the exons ATGGAGTCGTGTGATAGTATTGTCAGGAGATATTATATCTATCGATTTGTAACCCCAAATTGCCCTATAAATTTGAACAAATTTGCGAGCGTACCACTGTCTGGCTCTTCGTGCGCAGCCTTATCCTTAACAAGGAGTAGAAGGAGAAGCAGAAGAAGGGAATTGCCGCCGTCAATGGAGACGCCACCAGATGGGTATAGAAGAAATGTGGGGATTTGTCTCGTTAATTCCTCTAAAAAG ATATTTACTGCTTTGAGGATAAACATCTCGGACACGTGGCAGATGCCTCAG GGTGGTGCTGGTGAGGGTGAAGACCTATTGACAGCAGCCATGAGGGAATTGAGGGAAGAAACCGGTGTTACTTCAGCTGAATTTGTTGCAGAG GCACCCTACTGGCTTACTTATGATTTTCCACCGCAAACCAGAGAGAGACTCAGTCGTAGATGGGGTACCAATTACAAAGGTCAAACACAGAAGTG GTTTCTTTTCAAGTTCACTGGGAAGGAGGATGAGATAAATCTTTTGGGTGATGGAAGTGAAACTCCAGAATTTAAGGACTGGGCATGGTTGTTGCCAGAAAGAGTATTGGAGCTT GCTGTGGATTTCAAGAAGCCAGTCTATGAACAAGTTATGAAGGTATTTGGTCCATATCTTCAGGCAGATGCGGATGAAGATAGTGCAGCACAAAATGAAACCGAGGCCGAAGTGTACGTGGAGTCAACTCCTGTGTAA
- the LOC118027946 gene encoding exocyst complex component EXO70A1, translating to MGVPQAMEALRERAEFIKESLQKSQTITDNMVAILGSFDHRLSALETAMRPTQIRTHSIRRAHENIDKTLKAAEVILSQFDLTRKAEAKILRGPHEDLESYLEAIDQLRSNVKFFSSNKSFKCSDGVLNHANQLLAKAISKLEEEFRKLLSNYSKPVEPDRLFECLPDSLRPSSSGSPRNHGDGSGKSLTDHQEKSLENAVYTLPILIPPRVLPLLHDLAQQMAQAGHQQQLFRIYRDTRASVLEQSLRKLGVERLGKDDVQKMQWEVLEAKIGNWIHYMRIAVKLLFAGEKKICDQILDGVDSLRDQCFAEVTVNSVSVLLSFGEAIAKSKRSPEKLFVLLDMFEIMRELHSEIELLFGSKACIEMREAALSLTKRLAETVQETFVDFEEAVEKDATKTTVLDGTVHPLTSYVINYVKFLFDYQSTLKQLFREFDASDPDALLASVTTRIMQALQNSLDGKSKQYRDPSLTQLFLMNNVHYIVRSVQRSEAKDLLGDDWVQIHRRIVQQHANQYKRISWAKILQCLSVQGGASGGGSAMVADGGASGISRAMVKDRFKTFNAQFEELHQRQSQWTVPDSELRESLRLAVAEVLLPAYRSFQKRFGPMVENGKNPQKYIRYSPEVLDRMMNEFFEGKTWSEQKR from the exons ATGGGGGTGCCTCAAGCAATGGAGGCGCTAAGAGAACGAGCTGAATTCATAAAAGAATCATTACAAAAAAGCCAAACCATCACTGATAACATGGTCGCCATCCTTGGCTCCTTCGACCATCGTCTCTCCGCCTTAGAAACCGCCATGCGTCCCACTCAG ATAAGGACGCATTCGATTAGAAGAGCAcatgaaaatattgataaaacgTTGAAGGCAGCAGAGGTCATTTTATCTCAATTTGACCTCACGCGAAAg GCAGAGGCGAAGATACTGAGAGGGCCACATGAAGATTTGGAAAGTTATTTAGAAGCGATTGATCAGCTAAGAAGCAATGTGAAATTTTTTAGCAGCAACAAAAGCTTTAAATGCAGTGATGGTGTGCTTAATCATGCCAATCAGTTACTTGCTAAAGCTATTTCTAAGCTTGAAGAGGAGTTTAGAAAGCTTTTATCTAATTACAG CAAGCCGGTGGAACCTGATCGACTTTTTGAATGTCTTCCTGACTCTCTACGGCCATCATCATCTGGATCGCCTAGGAACCATGGTGATGGCAGCGGCAAGAGTCTTACTGATCACCAAGAAAAGAGCTTAGAAAATGCTGTTTACACGCTCCCAATTCTTATTCCACCGAGGGTTCTGCCACTGCTACATGATTTAGCTCAACAAATGGCTCAAGCTGGTCATCAACAACAGCTATTTAGAATCTACAG GGACACTCGTGCTTCAGTTTTGGAACAAAGCCTCAGGAAGTTAGGAGTTGAGAGACTTGGTAAAGATGATGTCCAGAAAATGCAGTGGGAGGTCCTGGAGGCTAAGATTGGGAATTGGATACATTATATGCGGATTGCT GTTAAACTGCTATTTGCTGGCGAAAAGAAAATTTGTGATCAAATACTTGATGGGGTTGATTCACTCCGGGATCAATGTTTTGCTGAAGTCACCGTAAACAGTGTGTCTGTGCTTCTTAGTTTTGGAGAGGCCATAGCCAAAAGCAAGAGATCACCTGAAAAGCTATTTGTTCTATTAGATATGTTTGAGATTATGCGGGAACTTCACTCAGAG ATTGAATTACTCTTTGGAAGTAAAGCCTGCATTGAAATGCGGGAGGCTGCGTTGAGTTTAACGAAGCGACTAGCAGAAACGGTTCAAGAGACCTTCGTTGATTTTGAAGAAGCTGTAGAAAAAGATGCTACCAAAACCACTGTTCTAGATGGAACCGTCCATCCTCTGACTAGCTATGTGATAAATTACGTGAAGTTTCTCTTTGA TTACCAATCTACTTTGAAACAGCTCTTTCGAGAGTTTGATGCAAGTGATCCGGATGCTCTGTTAGCATCTGTAACAACAAGGATCATGCAGGCTCTTCAAAATAGCCTAGATGGGAAATCAAAGCAGTATAGAGATCCTTCTCTAACTCAATTATTTCTTATGAACAACGTTCACTATATAGTGAGATCCGTGCAAAG GTCAGAAGCGAAGGATTTATTGGGTGATGATTGGGTGCAAATACACAGAAGGATAGTGCAACAGCACGCTAATCAGTACAAGAGAATTTCCTGGGCAAAG ATCCTGCAGTGTCTCTCTGTTCAAGGTGGTGCATCAGGCGGTGGCAGTGCAATGGTAGCTGATGGCGGTGCCAGTGGAATTTCAAGAGCAATGGTGAAAGATAGATTCAAGACCTTCAATGCCCAATTTGAGGAGCTTCATCAAAGACAATCTCAATGGACTGTTCCAGACAGCGAGTTACGCGAGTCTTTGAGGCTGGCTGTTGCTGAAGTTCTCTTGCCTGCATATAGGTCATTTCAAAAGCGTTTCGG GCCTATGGTTGAGAATGGAAAAAACCCACAGAAGTATATTAGGTACTCTCCTGAAGTCCTTGATCGCATGATGAACGAGTTCTTTGAGGGTAAGACATGGAGTGAGCAAAAACGGTAA
- the LOC118027947 gene encoding nudix hydrolase 26, chloroplastic isoform X2, translating to MESCDSIVRRYYIYRFVTPNCPINLNKFASVPLSGSSCAALSLTRSRRRSRRRELPPSMETPPDGYRRNVGICLVNSSKKGGAGEGEDLLTAAMRELREETGVTSAEFVAEAPYWLTYDFPPQTRERLSRRWGTNYKGQTQKWFLFKFTGKEDEINLLGDGSETPEFKDWAWLLPERVLELAVDFKKPVYEQVMKVFGPYLQADADEDSAAQNETEAEVYVESTPV from the exons ATGGAGTCGTGTGATAGTATTGTCAGGAGATATTATATCTATCGATTTGTAACCCCAAATTGCCCTATAAATTTGAACAAATTTGCGAGCGTACCACTGTCTGGCTCTTCGTGCGCAGCCTTATCCTTAACAAGGAGTAGAAGGAGAAGCAGAAGAAGGGAATTGCCGCCGTCAATGGAGACGCCACCAGATGGGTATAGAAGAAATGTGGGGATTTGTCTCGTTAATTCCTCTAAAAAG GGTGGTGCTGGTGAGGGTGAAGACCTATTGACAGCAGCCATGAGGGAATTGAGGGAAGAAACCGGTGTTACTTCAGCTGAATTTGTTGCAGAG GCACCCTACTGGCTTACTTATGATTTTCCACCGCAAACCAGAGAGAGACTCAGTCGTAGATGGGGTACCAATTACAAAGGTCAAACACAGAAGTG GTTTCTTTTCAAGTTCACTGGGAAGGAGGATGAGATAAATCTTTTGGGTGATGGAAGTGAAACTCCAGAATTTAAGGACTGGGCATGGTTGTTGCCAGAAAGAGTATTGGAGCTT GCTGTGGATTTCAAGAAGCCAGTCTATGAACAAGTTATGAAGGTATTTGGTCCATATCTTCAGGCAGATGCGGATGAAGATAGTGCAGCACAAAATGAAACCGAGGCCGAAGTGTACGTGGAGTCAACTCCTGTGTAA